A window of the Chloroflexus sp. Y-396-1 genome harbors these coding sequences:
- a CDS encoding alpha/beta fold hydrolase: protein MPLITTTTGKLFVMRRGASGLPLIFIHGAGGSSRHWGRLFALLPPTIQMIAVDLPGHGRSPACEPISIADYATHVVSLHQALELPPALVVGHSMGGAIALQMALTAPHMVAGLGLVSTAARLRVAPALLTGLAGDLPARREAIATLVNWLFSPTASPDLITDALAEYTALDPALLLADLRACDGFDLRSRLAEIRCPALVITGTEDRLTPPKLGAELAAGLGVAHHLMTNVGHMPMLEAPDRLCDQLSHLLLACNK from the coding sequence ATGCCACTCATAACCACGACAACTGGCAAGTTATTTGTGATGCGACGTGGCGCAAGCGGGCTGCCGCTTATCTTTATTCACGGCGCCGGTGGCAGTAGTCGGCATTGGGGACGATTGTTTGCCCTGTTGCCACCGACCATCCAGATGATCGCGGTTGATCTGCCCGGCCATGGGCGGTCGCCGGCGTGCGAGCCGATTTCTATTGCCGACTATGCCACGCACGTGGTTTCCTTGCACCAGGCCCTTGAACTACCACCGGCACTTGTCGTCGGTCATTCAATGGGTGGCGCCATCGCATTGCAGATGGCATTGACTGCGCCGCACATGGTGGCCGGGCTGGGATTGGTGAGCACCGCAGCCCGTTTGCGTGTTGCTCCGGCGCTACTCACCGGTCTGGCCGGTGATCTCCCGGCGCGCCGTGAAGCGATCGCAACGCTGGTCAACTGGTTATTCAGCCCAACGGCTAGCCCCGACCTGATCACCGATGCCCTGGCCGAATACACCGCGCTCGATCCGGCACTCTTACTGGCCGATCTCCGCGCCTGTGACGGTTTTGATCTCCGTTCACGACTTGCTGAAATTCGTTGTCCGGCGCTGGTGATCACCGGAACTGAAGATCGACTGACGCCACCAAAACTCGGCGCCGAGCTGGCGGCTGGGCTTGGTGTTGCACATCATCTTATGACCAACGTTGGTCACATGCCGATGTTGGAAGCGCCTGACCGACTGTGTGATCAGCTTTCACACCTGCTGCTTGCCTGCAATAAGTAG
- a CDS encoding thioredoxin domain-containing protein — protein sequence MQLIKHFAIVLILLITGCGSVAPPVPTRSAVELRQTQLTLQGLPTVPPVPDELRRPTVTPSPPIDLVEFLNLTANDPRALGDPNAPVLMIEFTDYECPFCARFVSETRPRLIREFVETGLVRLVVRDFPLTSIHPSAVLAASVAHCAAAQNQFWPMYEQLFQSHGVEWGGVPRRDRAVLIELAGGLGIDTDQLTTCLDDPTTEATIIAEIETATRLGINSTPNFIINGQIVRGALPFENFASLIRQLLRQ from the coding sequence ATGCAGTTGATTAAACACTTTGCCATCGTGCTCATCCTCCTGATTACCGGTTGTGGCAGTGTTGCGCCACCAGTACCAACTCGTTCAGCAGTAGAACTTCGTCAGACCCAACTTACCCTCCAGGGTCTACCGACAGTGCCGCCAGTACCAGATGAATTACGCCGGCCGACGGTAACGCCTTCGCCGCCGATTGACCTGGTCGAGTTCCTCAATCTGACCGCTAATGATCCGCGGGCTTTGGGTGATCCGAACGCTCCAGTGTTGATGATCGAATTCACCGACTACGAATGCCCGTTCTGTGCCCGCTTTGTCAGTGAAACCCGGCCACGCCTGATCCGTGAATTCGTCGAGACCGGCCTCGTCAGGCTGGTGGTTCGCGACTTTCCGCTGACATCGATCCACCCTTCGGCAGTACTAGCAGCCAGTGTTGCCCACTGCGCGGCTGCGCAGAATCAGTTCTGGCCGATGTACGAGCAGCTCTTCCAGAGCCACGGTGTCGAGTGGGGCGGTGTCCCACGCCGTGATCGGGCTGTCTTGATCGAACTGGCTGGCGGGTTAGGCATCGATACCGATCAATTGACGACCTGCCTCGACGATCCAACGACTGAAGCGACGATTATCGCCGAGATCGAGACAGCAACGCGACTAGGTATCAACTCAACCCCCAACTTCATTATCAACGGTCAAATTGTGCGTGGCGCCTTGCCATTCGAGAACTTTGCCAGCCTGATCCGGCAACTGCTTAGACAGTAG
- a CDS encoding 4a-hydroxytetrahydrobiopterin dehydratase — MPRLSDAEIAEHLAQRPDWSLENNEIVRTFRLANFPAAIAFVTHVAFLAEAAGHHPDIDIRYNRVRLALTTHDAGGLTEKDFALAAAIDEIMG, encoded by the coding sequence ATGCCGCGTCTAAGTGATGCCGAGATCGCCGAGCATTTAGCACAACGTCCAGATTGGAGCCTTGAGAATAACGAGATCGTTCGTACTTTTCGCCTGGCTAACTTCCCCGCTGCGATTGCCTTCGTGACCCACGTTGCATTTCTGGCTGAGGCAGCCGGCCATCATCCCGACATTGATATTCGGTATAATCGGGTACGGCTGGCACTGACCACGCACGATGCAGGAGGATTAACCGAGAAAGACTTTGCGTTAGCGGCTGCCATTGATGAGATCATGGGCTGA
- a CDS encoding ABC transporter substrate-binding protein, which produces MRAVSRRRWIDGLAVVVLLAYGWLAWSVQSGTPAIDPVYASIRERGVLRVAVDAGYRPFVEERNSELVGFDIDLVQALANEMGVEVTFVRSGFDALYDQLTSRQADLIASALPYAPEQGYRARFSRPYFDGGLMLVTTPESKITGLADLRERSIGVVLGSEGDALVRRFALTTPVARYAADEPGPLIDALRARAIDAVILDHVTALGVVATGDLRIATALSYEPYVLAMPAAAFQLEYEINRALTRLDEQGVLIELQRRWMMPDR; this is translated from the coding sequence ATGCGAGCGGTTAGCCGGCGACGATGGATTGATGGTCTGGCAGTGGTAGTGTTACTGGCTTACGGCTGGTTGGCTTGGAGTGTACAGTCCGGTACTCCTGCTATCGATCCGGTGTACGCCAGCATACGTGAGCGGGGTGTCTTGCGGGTAGCTGTTGATGCCGGGTATCGGCCATTTGTCGAAGAACGTAATAGTGAGCTAGTTGGTTTTGACATTGACCTAGTCCAGGCGCTGGCAAATGAAATGGGAGTAGAGGTTACGTTTGTGCGGAGTGGATTTGATGCGCTGTACGACCAGCTAACCAGTCGCCAGGCCGATCTGATTGCCTCGGCATTGCCATACGCGCCAGAGCAGGGGTATCGCGCCCGGTTTTCGCGTCCGTATTTCGACGGTGGGTTAATGTTGGTAACCACTCCGGAGAGTAAGATTACCGGTCTTGCCGATCTCCGTGAGCGTTCAATTGGCGTCGTGCTAGGAAGTGAGGGTGATGCTCTGGTTCGTCGGTTTGCTTTGACAACGCCAGTAGCGCGTTATGCTGCCGATGAGCCTGGGCCTTTGATTGATGCCTTGCGGGCTAGAGCGATAGATGCAGTGATTCTCGACCACGTTACTGCCTTGGGTGTGGTAGCAACTGGTGATCTCCGTATCGCTACAGCCTTGAGCTATGAGCCGTATGTCTTGGCGATGCCAGCAGCAGCGTTTCAGCTTGAGTACGAGATCAATCGTGCCCTTACCCGTTTGGATGAGCAGGGTGTGCTGATCGAGTTGCAGCGTCGCTGGATGATGCCTGATCGGTGA
- a CDS encoding NADPH-dependent oxidoreductase, protein MTETTITTQELLRQRYGDDIPPSIISSPVIDLLLSHRSVRSYSNEPLPEGTLETMIAAAQSAATSSNLQTWSVVAVTDPERKHRLATLAGDQNQIRRAPLFLVWLADLARIAQAAAARQMPHEGLDYLEMWLVGVIDAALAAQNAVVAAESLGLGTVYIGAIRNHPLEVAAELQLPPLVMPVFGMCVGRPNPARPAAIKPRLPQDAVLHREVYRPEQIPPAVERYNETMKAFYAAQQMNVEGDWVDHSARRVAGPHTLSGRDVLRDVLHRLGFRLK, encoded by the coding sequence ATGACCGAGACCACAATAACAACTCAGGAACTCTTACGCCAGCGTTACGGTGATGATATTCCGCCCTCAATTATCAGCAGTCCGGTTATCGACCTGTTACTGAGCCACCGCTCGGTACGTTCATACAGCAATGAGCCGCTCCCAGAGGGAACGCTAGAGACCATGATCGCCGCTGCGCAGTCGGCAGCTACTTCTTCAAACTTGCAAACCTGGAGTGTAGTGGCAGTCACCGATCCAGAACGGAAACATCGATTGGCTACGCTAGCGGGCGACCAAAACCAGATTCGACGTGCGCCACTCTTTCTCGTCTGGCTAGCCGATCTGGCCCGCATTGCTCAGGCAGCAGCGGCGCGTCAGATGCCACACGAAGGTCTTGACTACCTCGAAATGTGGTTGGTTGGCGTCATCGATGCAGCGCTCGCTGCTCAAAACGCCGTTGTTGCTGCCGAGTCGCTCGGTCTTGGCACTGTCTACATCGGTGCTATTCGCAATCATCCACTCGAAGTAGCCGCAGAGTTACAGCTTCCTCCGCTGGTAATGCCGGTCTTTGGGATGTGCGTTGGTCGCCCTAACCCAGCTCGACCGGCGGCCATCAAGCCGCGCCTTCCGCAGGATGCCGTCCTTCACCGTGAAGTGTACCGGCCTGAACAGATTCCACCAGCAGTAGAGCGTTACAATGAGACAATGAAAGCATTCTACGCTGCTCAACAGATGAACGTTGAAGGCGATTGGGTCGATCACTCTGCCCGTCGTGTAGCCGGACCACATACGTTATCGGGCCGAGATGTGTTGCGCGATGTGCTGCATCGCCTTGGTTTTCGGTTGAAATAA
- a CDS encoding AAA family ATPase, with product MAIEPYRPTPDQNTTNREQELEKKIAKLFERWNWKLFRFLRAMLFLAIGVWLAVNLLPGIFNVIITGEIGDIILQIIPVAVYLFFFIGFQFWLMYFFMARTRIYWVKPGETGVSFKDYRGNPEVLEAARRVVTLLKGAKEFKQMGGEVTRGILLVGPPGTGKSYLAQAISTEAGVPFGYLSAPSLLSAWMGMGNIKVMNLYRKARRLAREYGACILFIDEIDAIGMARSPNLMGAGAAGAGMNNRENVVMGVGGMMGGGSSLLNELLLQMDPPPQEQTWWGKLLRLVGLRRGKAEMPPVLTMAATNLAETLDAALLRPGRFDRKIAVEPPDADGRREVIEYYLSKVKHEPMPIDRMVADTIGYTPVAIKYVINEATIHAHFDGRSAINYWDFTQAREIHEWGLKQPIRSMSYEERRRIAYHEAGHAYAAVKLLKKERLTKVTIVRHGNALGFAAWKPEEEIHTRTREELLDRIKIALASRAAEELFLGTQMSGVTSDLQSATGIAAMMVGAYGMDNSFFSYLLFGMQGLSAPDVKPRVEAILQEQYRIVKQMLEQNRMAVIAIAEALILRNELTDIDVKEILARVEAEHPYLPPNEKPERPAFGFAAALTRSQTTLVRRRRETVALPTPNRPKPEITIIDAQRRDDPAGEQSPASDSSN from the coding sequence ATGGCAATTGAGCCTTACCGCCCAACCCCTGACCAGAACACTACTAATCGCGAGCAAGAGCTGGAAAAGAAGATCGCTAAACTCTTCGAGCGCTGGAATTGGAAACTCTTCCGGTTCTTGCGAGCGATGCTGTTTTTGGCGATCGGTGTCTGGCTGGCAGTGAATCTGTTACCGGGAATATTCAATGTCATCATCACCGGCGAAATCGGTGACATTATTCTACAAATCATCCCGGTAGCCGTCTATCTATTCTTCTTCATCGGCTTTCAATTCTGGCTCATGTACTTTTTCATGGCCCGCACCCGTATTTACTGGGTAAAGCCCGGTGAGACCGGGGTGAGTTTCAAGGATTATCGTGGTAATCCAGAAGTCTTGGAAGCTGCCCGTCGGGTGGTAACCTTGCTTAAGGGGGCCAAAGAGTTTAAACAGATGGGTGGCGAAGTTACCCGTGGCATTCTACTGGTTGGCCCGCCCGGTACCGGGAAAAGCTACTTGGCACAAGCTATTTCTACCGAAGCTGGCGTGCCGTTTGGTTATCTCAGCGCCCCATCGCTGCTCTCGGCATGGATGGGTATGGGCAATATTAAGGTGATGAACCTGTACCGCAAGGCTCGTCGTTTGGCGCGTGAGTACGGTGCGTGCATCCTCTTCATTGATGAAATTGACGCTATCGGGATGGCTCGTAGCCCAAACCTCATGGGCGCAGGGGCAGCCGGTGCCGGAATGAACAACCGCGAGAACGTGGTGATGGGGGTTGGCGGTATGATGGGTGGCGGCAGCAGCCTGCTCAACGAGTTGTTGCTCCAGATGGATCCACCACCGCAGGAGCAAACCTGGTGGGGGAAGCTTCTCCGCCTAGTTGGACTGCGCCGCGGTAAAGCGGAGATGCCTCCCGTGTTGACGATGGCGGCCACCAACCTTGCAGAAACCCTCGATGCTGCGCTCCTCCGTCCCGGTCGTTTCGACCGCAAGATAGCAGTAGAGCCACCCGATGCTGATGGTCGCCGTGAGGTGATCGAATATTACCTAAGTAAAGTAAAGCATGAACCAATGCCGATTGATCGCATGGTCGCCGATACGATTGGCTATACACCTGTGGCAATTAAGTACGTCATCAACGAAGCGACGATCCACGCGCACTTCGATGGGCGGTCGGCGATTAACTACTGGGATTTCACCCAGGCTCGCGAGATTCACGAGTGGGGGCTAAAGCAACCAATCCGCAGTATGTCGTATGAAGAGCGGCGTCGTATTGCTTACCATGAGGCAGGTCATGCTTATGCAGCCGTGAAATTGCTGAAGAAGGAGCGGCTGACTAAGGTGACTATCGTGCGCCATGGGAATGCGCTCGGTTTCGCAGCCTGGAAACCAGAAGAGGAGATTCATACCCGTACCCGGGAAGAGCTGCTTGATCGGATCAAGATTGCACTGGCCAGCCGAGCAGCCGAAGAACTCTTCCTTGGCACACAGATGAGCGGCGTCACCAGCGATCTTCAGAGTGCTACCGGTATCGCTGCGATGATGGTTGGCGCCTATGGTATGGACAACAGCTTCTTCTCTTACCTACTGTTCGGGATGCAGGGTCTATCGGCGCCCGATGTCAAACCGCGCGTCGAAGCAATTCTGCAAGAGCAGTACCGGATCGTGAAGCAAATGCTTGAGCAGAACCGCATGGCTGTGATCGCTATCGCCGAAGCGTTGATCCTACGCAATGAGCTGACCGACATTGATGTGAAGGAGATATTGGCGCGAGTTGAAGCTGAACACCCATATCTGCCACCAAATGAGAAGCCTGAACGACCGGCTTTCGGTTTCGCTGCCGCGCTGACCCGTTCGCAAACCACCCTGGTTCGCCGTCGCCGTGAGACGGTTGCGCTGCCAACACCAAATCGACCAAAGCCGGAGATCACGATTATTGATGCCCAACGTCGGGATGATCCGGCGGGTGAACAGTCGCCAGCATCCGACTCGAGCAATTGA
- a CDS encoding BCD family MFS transporter codes for MKTDTDQRLNVPRTLKLGTFHIGSSFIDLLTSGVLNRVLITDLALPATPVALLSALRYLLAPLSIWAGYRSDLRPPGTLRRLPFIWGGRLPMLLSLPLLPIVTALLATDPASVAGWTLALFAFLIYGVGTLISGSTYLSLVRDSAPPARRGQALAIVQVFLVISFPVAGVIYGRLMPVYDQESFWRLVLIGMAIAFGFIAFALWGAEKPTGTTADVDPTPPEPFLPLLRQMWSDVRARRFFLFLALGAVSAFAQDAVLEPFGGDVFGLDNGQTTRFNAYWGVGVVISLLATVYFTRHRAAHEQTGVTKIGLALTALPLFLLSVLAVTEWQVLLIPVLVMFGLGFGIYTVGAVSLLAAMTTERHAAAYLGLWSMTQLLFRGLGIFAGGAVRDVALGISGSYAIAYASVFLLEALGLIACIAILQQVDVPSFARGEARPLGATATLAAADG; via the coding sequence GTGAAGACCGACACCGATCAACGTTTGAATGTACCACGCACGCTTAAGCTGGGTACCTTTCACATTGGTTCATCATTTATCGATCTGTTGACCTCAGGAGTGCTCAATCGCGTACTGATCACGGATCTGGCTCTCCCTGCAACACCGGTCGCGCTCCTTTCGGCCTTGCGGTATCTATTGGCGCCGCTGAGTATATGGGCGGGTTACCGTTCTGATCTCCGTCCCCCCGGTACGTTACGTCGCTTGCCCTTCATCTGGGGAGGACGCTTGCCAATGCTCCTTTCGCTCCCGCTGCTGCCAATTGTGACCGCGTTATTGGCTACCGATCCCGCATCGGTGGCGGGTTGGACGTTAGCGCTATTCGCGTTTCTCATCTATGGCGTCGGTACCCTTATTTCTGGCAGTACGTACCTCAGTCTGGTGCGTGATAGCGCACCACCAGCCCGCCGTGGGCAAGCCCTGGCTATTGTGCAGGTCTTCCTGGTGATCAGTTTTCCGGTAGCCGGTGTGATCTATGGTCGGTTGATGCCGGTCTACGACCAGGAGAGCTTCTGGCGCTTGGTGTTGATCGGTATGGCCATTGCGTTTGGCTTTATTGCCTTTGCTCTCTGGGGTGCTGAAAAACCGACCGGTACAACTGCTGATGTCGATCCAACTCCACCTGAGCCTTTCTTACCCCTCTTACGCCAGATGTGGTCTGATGTGCGCGCACGCCGCTTTTTCCTCTTTCTGGCGTTGGGCGCCGTCAGTGCCTTTGCCCAGGATGCGGTCCTCGAACCGTTTGGCGGCGATGTGTTTGGGCTTGATAACGGCCAGACCACGCGCTTCAACGCCTATTGGGGTGTTGGTGTCGTGATCAGTCTGCTGGCAACCGTCTATTTCACCCGCCATCGCGCTGCGCACGAGCAGACCGGTGTAACCAAGATTGGCTTGGCGCTGACTGCGTTGCCGCTCTTTCTCCTGAGCGTTCTGGCAGTCACAGAATGGCAGGTGCTTCTAATCCCGGTACTGGTGATGTTTGGCCTGGGCTTTGGTATTTACACCGTAGGAGCGGTTTCGCTCTTAGCCGCAATGACTACCGAACGCCATGCGGCAGCTTATCTCGGCCTCTGGTCGATGACCCAACTCCTTTTCCGAGGTCTGGGGATTTTTGCCGGTGGTGCGGTACGCGATGTTGCACTCGGCATTAGCGGGTCGTATGCCATTGCCTACGCCAGTGTCTTTCTGTTAGAGGCGCTTGGCCTGATCGCCTGTATTGCGATCTTACAGCAAGTTGACGTTCCCAGTTTTGCGCGCGGTGAAGCAAGGCCACTTGGTGCAACGGCCACATTAGCGGCTGCAGATGGTTGA
- a CDS encoding helix-turn-helix domain-containing protein, with the protein MMDDKEPPTYLSLSAASRLLGVHASTLRRWADEGAVPVYITPGGHRRFARADILALASRRPLPTQSISSVLASKALAQTRNELAHSPSVPAWMATMSEQERLAWRRVGQQLMGIVLRYVSTHDEQSPLLEEARAVGKSYARLARNAGLSLSDAIAAALFFRDSLVEATMDLPEEAHVRPSESARLLRRISRVANEVQLAVVRGYETEE; encoded by the coding sequence ATGATGGACGATAAGGAACCACCAACCTATCTCTCATTATCGGCAGCCAGTCGGTTACTCGGCGTGCACGCCTCGACTCTTCGACGCTGGGCAGATGAAGGCGCAGTGCCGGTGTACATTACACCGGGTGGTCACCGCCGTTTTGCGCGTGCCGATATTTTAGCGCTGGCATCGCGCCGACCATTGCCGACCCAATCGATCAGTAGTGTTCTCGCCAGTAAAGCTCTGGCGCAAACACGCAATGAACTGGCGCATTCGCCATCGGTGCCGGCCTGGATGGCAACGATGAGTGAACAGGAACGGCTGGCGTGGCGGCGAGTTGGTCAGCAACTTATGGGGATTGTTTTGCGGTATGTGAGTACGCATGATGAGCAGAGTCCACTCCTGGAAGAAGCACGCGCCGTCGGCAAGAGCTACGCTCGCCTGGCACGTAACGCCGGTCTCTCGTTAAGCGATGCCATCGCCGCCGCGCTGTTTTTCCGCGACTCGCTGGTTGAAGCGACGATGGACCTTCCCGAAGAAGCGCATGTACGACCGTCAGAGAGTGCCCGGCTGCTACGCCGAATCAGTCGGGTTGCCAACGAGGTACAACTGGCAGTCGTTCGTGGATACGAAACGGAGGAGTAA
- a CDS encoding molecular chaperone has translation MNDYTTLVARQNLADMLGRLLLAPPSPALWEEAAVLAHLAAITDDRPEALAVAYEYVFGRNVYPYESLYRDEELMLNTATAEQVAVTYNACGFLPTQNVGAPDHLGLEFIFLARLIATEATALADGNPDHYHWARQQMAGFLIDHLAVWVPVWARAVQRIPAHPFYQTLARLTVEFIGSELERLSPSVPTLPAYIPLQSATAPADVDELGALVRHLITPVRAGIFLSRADCTILARQLSFSVPIGDRFTMVRTLFETAGQFEQVLDLVTALANIMSNEIQELHRLIATQSAWQPLLQPWLQRLTQSIHIVRTGLESQQPG, from the coding sequence GTGAACGACTATACGACCCTGGTAGCTCGTCAGAACCTGGCCGATATGCTTGGTCGATTACTGCTCGCGCCTCCTTCGCCTGCTTTATGGGAGGAGGCGGCAGTACTAGCTCATCTAGCTGCAATAACCGATGATCGGCCAGAAGCGCTGGCGGTTGCCTACGAGTACGTTTTCGGGCGTAATGTCTACCCCTACGAGTCGCTGTACCGCGACGAGGAGCTTATGCTCAACACGGCAACCGCCGAGCAGGTTGCTGTTACCTACAATGCCTGTGGGTTCTTGCCAACGCAAAACGTGGGCGCGCCCGATCATCTCGGCTTGGAGTTCATCTTTCTGGCGCGGCTGATCGCTACCGAAGCAACCGCATTGGCCGACGGGAATCCAGACCACTACCATTGGGCACGGCAACAGATGGCCGGTTTTCTTATTGACCATCTTGCGGTCTGGGTACCTGTTTGGGCGCGGGCCGTGCAACGTATTCCGGCCCATCCGTTCTACCAGACTCTGGCAAGGCTCACCGTTGAATTCATCGGTAGCGAACTCGAGCGGCTCTCTCCGTCGGTACCCACCCTCCCGGCATACATCCCATTACAATCGGCGACAGCTCCGGCAGACGTCGATGAACTTGGTGCGCTCGTTCGCCACCTGATCACACCGGTGCGAGCGGGAATCTTCCTCAGTCGCGCCGATTGTACGATACTTGCCCGTCAGTTGAGCTTTTCAGTTCCTATCGGTGATCGCTTCACGATGGTGCGAACCCTCTTCGAGACGGCAGGGCAGTTTGAGCAGGTGCTCGATCTGGTTACTGCGCTTGCAAATATTATGTCAAATGAAATACAAGAACTGCACCGTCTGATCGCTACTCAATCGGCCTGGCAGCCGTTACTGCAACCGTGGTTGCAACGGCTTACGCAGAGCATCCACATCGTTCGTACCGGTTTGGAATCACAACAGCCAGGGTAG
- a CDS encoding histidine phosphatase family protein, with amino-acid sequence MRLIFVRHGETPWNRTLQYQGQAPIPLNERGREQARRAGQRLARSGAVALYSSDLPRAWETAEIIGEYVRLRPIAMPDLREIDVGLWQGLTPTELYQRFPDHMREYDRDPARTVRLGGESYAQLQARVLRAFAQIEAAHRTGETIIVVSHGGSIRALFCHIIGLDLANFGKLWLDNGSLSEIVRGRSGWRLLRMNDVAHLEDLVVEGGE; translated from the coding sequence ATGCGTCTGATTTTCGTGCGACACGGCGAGACGCCGTGGAATCGAACATTGCAATATCAGGGCCAGGCGCCAATCCCGCTCAACGAGCGTGGACGCGAACAGGCACGTCGGGCAGGACAGCGCCTGGCTCGCAGTGGGGCGGTGGCACTCTACAGTAGCGATCTGCCCCGCGCCTGGGAAACTGCCGAGATCATCGGCGAGTATGTTCGTCTCCGCCCGATTGCAATGCCCGATCTGCGTGAGATTGATGTCGGATTGTGGCAAGGATTAACGCCAACGGAGCTGTATCAACGGTTCCCTGACCATATGCGAGAGTACGACCGTGACCCGGCGCGTACCGTTCGTCTCGGTGGTGAAAGTTATGCCCAACTCCAGGCAAGAGTGTTGCGAGCTTTCGCGCAGATCGAGGCAGCCCACCGGACAGGTGAAACGATTATCGTGGTCTCGCACGGTGGCTCGATTCGGGCATTATTTTGTCATATTATCGGTCTTGATCTGGCAAACTTCGGTAAATTATGGCTCGACAATGGTTCGTTGAGCGAAATCGTCCGCGGGCGAAGTGGCTGGCGGCTATTACGGATGAACGATGTCGCCCACCTTGAAGACCTGGTGGTAGAAGGCGGCGAGTAG
- a CDS encoding acyl-CoA dehydrogenase produces the protein MEFQLTEDQLMLRDMVRQFAEKEVKPTVAERDEHARWPTELVRKMGELGLMGVAVSEEYGGAGMDYVSYAIVIEELSRVDPSLGVIASVNNSLVCYGIEKFGTEEQKRELLTPLASGRMLGAFSLSEPGAGSDAAAQRTTAVRDGDYYIINGVKNWVTNGDHADTIILMAMTDPSKGTKGITAFLVDTHAPGCRVVKVENKLGIRSAHSCQMAYDNYRLPAWRRLGEEGQGFKIAMTILNAGRIGIAAQAVGIAQGAFEAALEYSKVREQFGKPIYEFQAVGFTLADMATRIKAARLLTYEAAWRKDQGLDFIKDASMAKLFASETAMWVATKAVQLHGSNGYSKEYPVERFFRDAKITEIYEGTSEIQRLVISRELVR, from the coding sequence ATGGAATTCCAGCTTACCGAAGATCAACTGATGCTGCGCGACATGGTGCGGCAGTTTGCCGAGAAAGAGGTCAAACCAACCGTCGCCGAGCGAGACGAACATGCCCGCTGGCCGACCGAGCTGGTACGCAAGATGGGTGAACTCGGCCTGATGGGGGTTGCCGTCAGCGAGGAATATGGCGGCGCCGGGATGGATTATGTCTCGTATGCGATCGTGATCGAGGAATTGTCGCGGGTCGATCCATCGCTGGGCGTGATCGCCTCGGTGAATAACTCGCTGGTTTGCTACGGGATCGAGAAGTTTGGCACCGAAGAGCAAAAGCGTGAGTTGTTGACACCACTCGCTAGCGGTCGGATGCTCGGTGCGTTCTCGCTCAGCGAACCGGGTGCTGGGTCGGATGCTGCCGCTCAGCGCACCACTGCCGTGCGTGATGGCGATTACTATATCATCAACGGGGTGAAGAATTGGGTGACTAACGGCGATCACGCCGATACTATCATTCTGATGGCAATGACCGATCCGAGCAAAGGTACCAAAGGAATTACTGCCTTCCTGGTCGACACCCACGCTCCCGGATGTCGCGTGGTCAAGGTTGAAAACAAGCTGGGTATTCGCAGCGCCCATAGCTGCCAGATGGCGTATGACAATTACCGTCTACCGGCGTGGCGCCGCCTCGGTGAAGAAGGTCAGGGTTTCAAAATCGCGATGACCATCCTCAACGCCGGACGAATCGGTATTGCCGCACAAGCAGTCGGGATTGCGCAGGGGGCATTCGAGGCGGCCCTCGAATACAGCAAGGTACGTGAACAGTTCGGCAAACCGATTTACGAATTCCAAGCGGTGGGCTTTACGCTGGCCGATATGGCTACCCGCATTAAGGCTGCACGGCTGCTCACCTACGAAGCTGCCTGGCGTAAAGATCAGGGCCTTGACTTTATCAAAGATGCTTCAATGGCGAAACTCTTTGCGTCAGAGACGGCAATGTGGGTCGCCACCAAGGCCGTGCAACTCCACGGATCGAATGGCTATTCAAAGGAATATCCGGTAGAACGCTTCTTCCGTGATGCCAAGATTACGGAGATTTATGAGGGAACGAGTGAGATTCAGCGCCTGGTGATCAGCCGTGAACTGGTGCGCTGA